The window ctCCATTTATCAATACTATTTTACAATATAACATTTGCCCAAACAATGTGCTTAGTTACTGCATCatatttccaaattttaGACGTACCTGTGAATTGTACCACGCTAGATATCAAGGCAGcttataaagaaaaattattaaagtaTCATcctgataaaaataagaatgcAACAAATGTAGGGCCATATTCAATTCAGCAAATAAAAGAGGCTTACGAAGTTTTATCTAATCCCGATTTGAGAGACAAATACCAAAAAGAGCTAATAAACACTTCCAAGAAAATTGGTTTTTCAAACACAGGTGATGGTTTGGATGAGTTTTCCTTGGATGATTTTATACTCGAAGAGAATgctaatgatgatgaatttAGTTGGTATATGGATTGTCCAAGATGTAATAGTAAAAATGGATTTTATTTGACTGAAAAAATCCTCGAATCCCAAGGAGAAGATATTTCTTTGGATTTTAATAGTCAAATGTATCAAATAATTGTCCAATGTTCAATGTGTAGTTTATGGATAAAGGTGAATTATGCACAGCAACAAGAGGAATAATATATACCAGCGAACAAGGAAAgaattaaagaaagaaaaaaaaaaaaaatatttttttttttatttttttataatcctatatatatatattgtttttccttGAGGCTTTATTTATGAGttcattatataaatactaGGAACACCACCTCTGTCCCAAAACCACTTCATAAGCACCATATCACCGGATTCTTTCAAAGTATACCACAATTCGTCATCACTATAACATCCAACTACATAATTATTGTCACAAGGATAACATATATTTGCAAATTCTTTAATCATCTCTCTCTTAATATCTCTGTAAGtcaatttatcatttttgtaTGTGTTCGAGATAGTCTGTCTAGCATATAGTATATCGAAATGCGGTTCTTGTTGATATATCATATTGTCGTGTGGAAAATTATGatttaaagattttataaatttaatcaAAGGTTCTGatgttgataaaaaatgaGCTTCTCCATTTGGAGCTAAATAATGGATTAAGGTTTTTAATACATTGGATAAATGCGAAGTAAAGTAGGTTTCCACATTGTTATGATACACTTCTACAATTTTAGATATCAAACTATCATGCGATTGGAATCCAATGGAGTGCGTGTGAGATAAATAAGTTATAATGGAGGTTGTAACGTATAAATCACCATTCTTAAGTGgatcaaatatatattcctTTATGATATCGGCATCATTGTAAAAAATAGCCGGGAAAGCAGgaacttttgttttttttaacgtGATCGAAGGCTCGTCAGTTCGATAATAACGAATTTCATCTTCGTGTGTAACAACATTtgtaacatttttaaatattgtaAATAAGTTATTGTTTATAACGGATAACAATAGTTTGTTATTTAGAGCAGATAAACTGAAAAACACAGAATTTTTGTTATCAACGTAGTGAATATGTGTGTgcataatatattttaaaaccaaTTTAGAGGAAGGATTGCTGAATATCTCAAGGAAGTATCTGTTTAACAAGGGGAGAACATTATTTTTCCCACAATAtatgaatattatttctaGTATTTCTATTGGTAAATGTTGCAAAGATAAACACTCCCTCAATGGAGCTTTCTTTACAATGGCTGGTATTGTTTCAATAgtcaaattatttttgtagcTAGTACATTCTACTTGTTGCTGTGCTAgtaaatttttaacatgttgattgtattttttcttatttctGGTTTTTTCATTATGAGGTGTAGCTGTTTTCCGATGTATTGATGAGATTTTATGGAAGTCCTTGGTTCTACAGCCAGGTATTATAAAACCCatatagtattattactttttttttttttttttttttttttttttgattgaAAGCTTCCTTGGACCCATCAGAACAAGCTGATAGCACTTTATAAGTTTTAGGAATTAACAAATATGAAGCAgtgaaatagaaaaaagaaaaaagaaaagaaaaaaaaaaagaacctTGTCCGAATGGTTTCTCGGAACAAAGCCGGAATTCTGTAATATAACCGAAGAAGTAAAAGCCTCGCGCGCTTAAACATGCACATCCGTACATCCAACAGCTTACaaacaatgaaaaagaaaaaagaaaaaaaggaaaagtagtaataataataagagtaataataataataataataataaaaaaaattttttttttttttttttttttctgtttcttTCTGTTCAATGTTATATATTACCATCATAAATGCCAAATCTTGTTTTTAAACTTGATTTGTAATTACTGTTCggaaaattatatttcacAGATGCCTTTACCTTTTCTAAACAAcattaagaaaaatttgTCACCgttaattataaaaaagattaaaatcAACATTTCCCCAGTCTACCAGTGTTATTCTAACAACCATATGTCTACAACAACAGATACTGGATCATCTAAAGTGATTCAACCTAAGTGGTACaatccaaaatatttacaagCATCAAATGTAGATTCACACACTCCTGTCTTAAAACTGTACAATACTTTAACTcgtaataaagaaatatttattcCTTTATCTGGCGGTAAAAAAGTGACATGGTACTGTTGTGGCCCCACTGTTTATGATTCATCCCATATGGGTCATGCCAGAAACTATGTCTCTACCGATATCAATAGACGTATCATGCAAAACTATTTTGGATATGATGTTAAATTTGTTCAAAATGTTACTGATATCgatgataaaattattattagagcTAGACAAAATTACttgtttgaaaaatttgttgaACAACAACATGATACTATTTCGCCTGATGTTATTACGAAAGTTATGACCagtttattatcatttatttctaaaaatttaaaacttaCTGGCATAGACactattgaaaaatatgaacAATGGTTTTCCAGTATTGACtttgaaaaggaaaaattagCCAATCCAAAGTTCCCTATGTATACCACATCCATTCAAAATGCTATCACCGGTTTGAGGACAAAAAATGAGGACCCCACAACTTTTTATCCATTAATTAAAGATATCTTTGTTCCAACTTTAGATGCGGAATTAGGCTCCGAAATTAATGATCCGGAAATTTTCCGTAAACTTCCACGTTATTGGGAAAATGAGTTTAACAAAGACATGAAGGCCTTGAATGTTTTACCACCAAATGTTACTACTCGGGTGAGCGAATACATTCCAGAAATTATTGAATATGTCCAGGCTATAATTAAGAATGGTTACGCTTATGCCACTACTGATGGCAGTGTTTATTTTGACACTTTCAAGTTTGATACCTCTGAAAAACACGATTACGCCAAATGTCAACCATGGAACAAGGGTAAATTAGATTTAATTAACGATGCTGAGGGGTCTTTGACCTCCACCAcaatttctaaaaaatCACCTAACGATTTTGCCTTGTGGAAAGCTAGCAAACCCGGTGAACCAAAATGGAAGTCTCCCTGGGGGGAAGGTAGACCAGGTTGGCATATCGAATGTAGTGTGATGGCTAGCGACATATTTGGCTCTACGATGGATATTCACAGCGGTGGTATTGATTTGGCTTTCCCCCACCACGATAACGAATTAGCTCAAAGTGAAGCCAGATATGACAATTGCCAATGGGTTGACTACTTTTTACATACGGGACACTTGCACATTGAAGGTCAGAAAATGTCTAaaagtttgaaaaattttatcaCCATTCAAGAAGCTTTGAAAACTTATTCATCGAGGCAATTACGTTTGTGTTTTTGCTTGGTTCAATGGAACAATCAACTGGATTTCAAAAGCAGTCTAGTTAATGAGGCTAAAGGTTGCGAAACCacttttaacaatttttttaagaatGTGAGGGCCTTGTACAATGACTACAAACACAATGTTGATAACGGTAAATTTATATCTAAAAAACTTGGTTCTTCTGAAAAGGAACTATTGAAAAATCTAGAGTTTGCTCAAGAACAAGTTTATTCATTGTTCTGTGATAATTTGAACACACCCGGTGTTTTGAAAGTTTTGTTGGAATTGATATCTAAAACAAACAGTTATATTTCTTATATTGGTGCAGACTTGAGAATTGAGCCTGTTTTGGATATTGTCAACTACATCACTGATATTTTAAGTGTTCTTGGATTCCCATCCCGCCAAGACAATTTAGGTTGGGAAAATGTTGAGAGCAATACCATGAGTGACTCCAACTCTTTATCGTCTGTAGAGGATATTGCTTTGAAATATGTCAAGGCATTAAGTCAATTTAGGGATGAGGTGCGCCAATTTTCCATTGATAAAAAACCATATGcagaatttttaaatttaactGATAAAGTGCGTGATGTGGATTTATTACAATTAAACGTTTCTTTGGATGATAGGGGAGATGAACAAGGTGCTTTGATTAAGTTTTTAACTGATGATGAAAAGTTGGaattgatgaaaataattgaaGAGAGGGAGGAAAGGAAACGTGAgaaagaattgaaaaagcAAGAACAGGCCAGGCTGAGAAAAATTGAGGAacagaagaaaaaggaaaaagcgGCTATTAAACCACAGGATATGTTTAAAGACACTAACTTGTATTCTGCTTGGGATGAAGATGGGATtccattgaaaaataaagaaggTGAAGATTTAAGTAAGagtgttattaaaaaattaaaaaaacaatgggCAGCTCAAGATAAATTACATAAGCAATATTTTGGTTGattgcttttttttatttttttaatatttttttaatattttttttttttttttttttcctttttttttctggtgtattttaataataatttgtttatttaatttaatccaattttttttttttttttttttaataaaataagaaaaaaaaaaaatgctttATGATAAGAAGgacaaaaaatttttgtacAATATAAATAGATTCGAattatataacaaaattatatatatatatatatataagaaaattattagtagaATAATAAGCTACACACAATACTCTAATCCTTGGAAAAATGTTAGAACAATCCAAGCTTTCCAATGCATTAAAACAATTGGCTGATATCGAAGATGAtatggaaaaaattgatgaaCAAGTCGAATTATTTAGACTAAAATCAACAATTCCTATTTTTAAGAAACGAAATATGTTACTCCAGGATATTCCCggtttttggaaaatagtATTAAGTGAACATTCAGATTTTGCAGATTTCATCCAAGTTTctgattttaaatatgtTGATTGTATAGATAAGATTGAAATTAATTGGCCAATCGTTAGTGAACATAAGAGCACTGAAAAGCATAAAGTTGGTGattttgatattgtttttcattttaaagAACTTAAAGAGGATGATGATATGTTTCCTGAACAGACTGTTAcgaaaaaatttagaattGAATATGATACTAGCaagttaaaaaagttacCAAAAGATCAAGATGAAGACAGCTTAAAAGAATTTGGGTTTTTGACAAGCGAAAAGGTAGATATTGAGTGGCCAACTAACTATTCTAAGATAAATCCGGATAAAATCAAAGATAAAACTAGTGCTGagggtaaaaaaaattatagagCTGGCATGAAAAGTTTCTTTGGTTGGTTTAGATGGACTGGCTTAAAACCAGGAAAAGAATTTCCTCATGGCGATGATTTAGCTACCTTGTTCAGTGAAGATATTTACCCTCATGCACTAAAATATTACACCACTGCCCATAGAGATTTAGATGACGAAagtgatgaagaagatgaaaaagaGGGATATCATGGTTATGaggatgaagatgatgaaacACTATCAAGGAAGAAACCCAAATATGAATAGAAACCGCGCTCGAtgtgatttaatttttacaaaatagTCGATTAACAAGTACTTCTCTGTaaagaatttattttttaatacttatgcatatattaaaagtaagtatttatttctatatagtaatatttaaaaatatttatcaatatGGGATATACCTTGAACTAGTTTTATTTCTACTTCTATTCTTATTcctatttatattattactattattattattattattactacttcTGCTACGGTTATTTGGTTTCAAAAAACTACTCATAGGATCATCTTGattgtatttattattaccattaccAGTATTACTCTTGATCATATTTAGTGGATCCAAATTCTGGAATTTTGCTTTATTGACAATGTTTTTCATTGGATCATCCGATAGTGTTTTAGAGTTATTACTAGTATGGTTACTAGGAGTTGTGGTTCCAACCACACTATTAATATCACctgtaaattttttctttttttttaaattggaaGATGTTTTCaaggaaatatttttcttgccCAAAAGCATATCAT is drawn from Saccharomycodes ludwigii strain NBRC 1722 chromosome V, whole genome shotgun sequence and contains these coding sequences:
- the JJJ3 gene encoding Jjj3p (similar to Saccharomyces cerevisiae YJR097W | JJJ3 | J-protein (Type III)) is translated as MCLVTASYFQILDVPVNCTTLDIKAAYKEKLLKYHPDKNKNATNVGPYSIQQIKEAYEVLSNPDLRDKYQKELINTSKKIGFSNTGDGLDEFSLDDFILEENANDDEFSWYMDCPRCNSKNGFYLTEKILESQGEDISLDFNSQMYQIIVQCSMCSLWIKVNYAQQQEE
- a CDS encoding uncharacterized protein (similar to Saccharomyces cerevisiae YDR249C | putative protein of unknown function), whose protein sequence is MGFIIPGCRTKDFHKISSIHRKTATPHNEKTRNKKKYNQHVKNLLAQQQVECTSYKNNLTIETIPAIVKKAPLRECLSLQHLPIEILEIIFIYCGKNNVLPLLNRYFLEIFSNPSSKLVLKYIMHTHIHYVDNKNSVFFSLSALNNKLLLSVINNNLFTIFKNVTNVVTHEDEIRYYRTDEPSITLKKTKVPAFPAIFYNDADIIKEYIFDPLKNGDLYVTTSIITYLSHTHSIGFQSHDSLISKIVEVYHNNVETYFTSHLSNVLKTLIHYLAPNGEAHFLSTSEPLIKFIKSLNHNFPHDNMIYQQEPHFDILYARQTISNTYKNDKLTYRDIKREMIKEFANICYPCDNNYVVGCYSDDELWYTLKESGDMVLMKWFWDRGGVPSIYIMNS
- the CRS1 gene encoding cysteine--tRNA ligase (similar to Saccharomyces cerevisiae YNL247W | cysteinyl-tRNA synthetase) produces the protein MSTTTDTGSSKVIQPKWYNPKYLQASNVDSHTPVLKLYNTLTRNKEIFIPLSGGKKVTWYCCGPTVYDSSHMGHARNYVSTDINRRIMQNYFGYDVKFVQNVTDIDDKIIIRARQNYLFEKFVEQQHDTISPDVITKVMTSLLSFISKNLKLTGIDTIEKYEQWFSSIDFEKEKLANPKFPMYTTSIQNAITGLRTKNEDPTTFYPLIKDIFVPTLDAELGSEINDPEIFRKLPRYWENEFNKDMKALNVLPPNVTTRVSEYIPEIIEYVQAIIKNGYAYATTDGSVYFDTFKFDTSEKHDYAKCQPWNKGKLDLINDAEGSLTSTTISKKSPNDFALWKASKPGEPKWKSPWGEGRPGWHIECSVMASDIFGSTMDIHSGGIDLAFPHHDNELAQSEARYDNCQWVDYFLHTGHLHIEGQKMSKSLKNFITIQEALKTYSSRQLRLCFCLVQWNNQLDFKSSLVNEAKGCETTFNNFFKNVRALYNDYKHNVDNGKFISKKLGSSEKELLKNLEFAQEQVYSLFCDNLNTPGVLKVLLELISKTNSYISYIGADLRIEPVLDIVNYITDILSVLGFPSRQDNLGWENVESNTMSDSNSLSSVEDIALKYVKALSQFRDEVRQFSIDKKPYAEFLNLTDKVRDVDLLQLNVSLDDRGDEQGALIKFLTDDEKLELMKIIEEREERKREKELKKQEQARLRKIEEQKKKEKAAIKPQDMFKDTNLYSAWDEDGIPLKNKEGEDLSKSVIKKLKKQWAAQDKLHKQYFG
- the VPS75 gene encoding Vps75p (similar to Saccharomyces cerevisiae YNL246W | VPS75 | Vacuolar Protein Sorting): MLEQSKLSNALKQLADIEDDMEKIDEQVELFRLKSTIPIFKKRNMLLQDIPGFWKIVLSEHSDFADFIQVSDFKYVDCIDKIEINWPIVSEHKSTEKHKVGDFDIVFHFKELKEDDDMFPEQTVTKKFRIEYDTSKLKKLPKDQDEDSLKEFGFLTSEKVDIEWPTNYSKINPDKIKDKTSAEGKKNYRAGMKSFFGWFRWTGLKPGKEFPHGDDLATLFSEDIYPHALKYYTTAHRDLDDESDEEDEKEGYHGYEDEDDETLSRKKPKYE
- the CWC25 gene encoding U2-type spliceosomal complex subunit CWC25 (similar to Saccharomyces cerevisiae YNL245C | CWC25 | Complexed With Cef1p) produces the protein MGVGDLNLLKSWNPHLVKNQKKFWEVEQNLLNEEKKIRERQLEIKKEKELQELTSLDRNPNSLDTHDDRNTKRKNNGLEWMYNDPTVNKTENNKNNKQETEDDDMLLGKKNISLKTSSNLKKKKKFTGDINSVVGTTTPSNHTSNNSKTLSDDPMKNIVNKAKFQNLDPLNMIKSNTGNGNNKYNQDDPMSSFLKPNNRSRSSNNNNNNSNNINRNKNRSRNKTSSRYIPY